TTCACGACCGATTCGACGCTGATCGCGGCGCTGATGGTGATCCAGGCGCTCATCGCGATACAGCTCATCCTCGGCTACAAGACGACGATCGCGACGCTCCTGTCGTTCCTGTTCGTGATCTCGCTCGATCACCACAACCCGCTCGTGTTGAGCTACGCCGACACGCTGTTCCGGCTGTTGCTGTTCTGGGCGATCTTCCTCCCGCTGGGCGAACGGTGGTCGATCGACGCGCTCCACGCCGACTGGGAGCCGCGAACGCAGGTCGCGTCGATCGCCTCGGCGCTGATACTGTGTCAGATGGTCGCCATGTACTTCGTCAACGCCTACCACAAGTCGATGGACCCGCTGTGGACCGGCGGCGAGGCAACCCCCCTCATCATGGGGCTCGACAACACGACGTTCCTCCTCGGGGAGTTCATGCGGAACTTCCCGACGCTACTGCAGTTCGGGGGGTTGACCTGGTACTACATGCTCTGGTTCTCGTGGCTGCTCATCTTCCTGCCTGGGCGGTGGCGGATGCTCCTCGTCGGGATGTTCATGGTCGCCCACGCGTCGTTCGCGATCACGGTCCGTATCGGCGCGTTCCCGTACGTCGCCCTCGCCGGCGTCATGCTGTTCCTGCAGACGCAGTTCTGGATCGACCTCCGGACGGTCGGCCGGTACCTCGGCGTCGACGAACGGGAGTTCAGAACTCGCCTCGAGGGGCTGAGACGAGTGGGGAGGTACTTCCCGCGGGTTCGGCCGTACGACCGACGGCGAAAGCAGGCGGGTGCGTACCTGCACAGTATCGGCATCGGCGCGGTCGTGATCGCGCTCGTCATGTTCACGCTGCTCTCGTACGCGCCGGTCGGCGGCGTCGACGAGAGACAGACCGAGCCGCAACAGGAGATCGAAGACGTCGCCGACCGGTTCAACATCGATCAGCCGACGTGGAGCATCTTCGCCCCGACGCCCCGGACGACGGATCGGTACTACGTCTTCCCGGCACAGACCGCAGACGGGGAGGTGATCGACGTCTACAACGAGCGGGAGATGACTTACGACAGGCCGGGCAAGGAACTCCAGAAGCAGTTCGGAACCTACCGCGAGCGGTTCTACATGAACAGCGTCAGGCGGGCCGGGTTCGACGGGCAGGCGTCGGTGCTCAAGGCCGAGTACCTCTGTACCACGTGGGCCGACGAGAACGACGTCGAACTCACGCACGTCAACATGTACCAGGTCAGAGAGAACGTGACGATGGACACCATCGACACGCCCGAGGACCGGGACCGGTACATCAACATCATCTACCAGCACGGCTGCGGCGACAACGAGCCGATCGATATCGCGCCGCCGGAGTGACAGTCCGGAGACTCAGCGCTCGAGCGTCGCCAGCGCGGCGGCCGCCTCGCGTGCCGCCTCGAGACACTCCCGCGCGTAGCGCGGATCGTCCGTCTCGGCGGCCGCCCGCGCGAACCGCTCGAGCGCCCGCACGAGAGAGGCGCGGGCACCCTCGAGGTCGCCCGGAGCGTCGGACGGCCCGGTAACCGATAGCCCGTCGCCCGGCAATTCGCTCGCCGACTCCGGCGACGGCGCGGACTCGACGCGGCGCTCGTGATCGCGCGACGGCGCGGTCGGCGGTCGTGCCCGTGATCTCTCCTCACGGTCGGCGGTCTCCCCGGAGGGGACCGCCGGCGTGTTCTCGGTCGAGTCGTCGTCGGCAGCCGCGTCGGACGCCGCCGGTCCCTCGGTCGACGCCTCCTCGTCGGCGGGTTCGGTCTCCGAGTCGGCCTCGAGGCCCGTCCCCTCGACGCCCTCGGGGCCGCCGTGACAGGACGGGCAGAACGTCGTTCCGTTCTGTCGAAAGAGCGGATCTCCGCAGGTGTTGCAGTGGGTGTTCGTCATCGTCGCACCCTTGAGCAGGAGGTCGCTCATCCGCTGGGTGGCCTCCCGGTCGGCCTTGTCGCGTTCGTACTTCTCTCGAAGCTTCTCGCGCTCGGCTTCCTTGTCGAAGTCGCTCATACGTTCGTAGAGGTCGCGGGAGATGGAAAAAGCTACGACCCGCCGCCGCTCCGGGCGGGACTACTCGAGAACCGCTCGCTCGAGGGTCGTGACCGCCTCGGCGGGCGTCTCCGCGGTCTCGAGGCCGGGCAGTTCGTGGGTGTCGAGGCCGACGACCGGCCGGCCGTACGCCTGTGCGAACCCGATCTCGGAGAGCGTTCCCGGGCCGCCCGACAGCGCGATCACCCCGTCGCCGTTGAGCGGCACGAGCGCGTTCCTGGCGTGGCCCATCCCGGTCGCGATCGCCGTCTCGACGTACGGGTTGGCGTCGGCTCTCGAGGCCGTCGGCAGAATGCCGATCGTCTCGCTCCCCTCGGCGGCCGCGCCGCGACAGACCGCCTCCATCGTCCCGCCGAGACCGCCGCAAACGACCGCGTGTCCGCGACGGCCCAGTTCCCGTCCGACCTCGGTGGCCGTCGCCGTCTCCTCGTCCGTGATCGTGCCGCCGCCGATGACGCTGACTCGCATGCGAGCGCCTACGGGGGCGCGGCTGGTGATTCGATCGGTTGCCTCCCGCGGAGGTTCGACATCTGTCGATCCCGACCTCGTCAGTTCGTGCGAATTTACGCCTTTCGACGGATTTAACGCGAGGGACGGCGGATTCGTACGTGGTATGACGAAAGTGAGCGTGGTCGGCGCGGCTGGAACGGTCGGGGCCGCGGCGGGCTACAACATCGCACTGCGGGGGATCGCCGACGAACTCGTCTTCGTGGACATTCCGGACAAGGAAGACGACACGATCGGGCAGGCCGCGGACGTGAACCACGGGGCCGCCTACGACTCGAACACGGTGGTCCGACAGGGCGGCTACGAGGACACCGCCGGCTCGGACGTCGTCGTTATCACGGCCGGCATCCCGCGCCAGCCCGGCCAGACCCGGATCGACCTCGCGGGGGACAACGCGCCGATCATGGAGGACATCGGCTCCTCGATCGCCGAACACAACGACGACTTCGTGACGATCACGACCTCGAACCCGGTCGACCTGCTCAACCGCCACCTCTACGAGACCGGCGACCGCGCCCGCGAGAAGGTAATCGGCTTCGGCGGCCGACTCGACTCCGCGCGCTTTCGGTACGTCATCGCCCAGCGCTACGGCGCCCCCGTCCGGAACGTCGAGGCGACGATCCTCGGCGAACACGGCGACGCGCAGGTTCCGGTCTTCTCGAAGGTTCGGGTCAACGGCCAGGACCTCGAGTTCACCGACGAGGAGAAATCGGAGATTTTAGAGGAGCTCAAGACCTCGGCGATGAACGTCATCGAGAAGAAAGGCGCCACCGAGTGGGGGCCGGCGACCGGCGTCGCCCACATGACCGAGGCGGTCCTCCGGGACACCGGCGAGGTGCTGCCCGCGAGCGTGAAACTCGAGGGCGAGTACGGTCACGAGAACACCGCGTTCGGCGTTCCCGTCAAACTCGGCGCGAACGGCGTCGAGGAGATCGTCGACTGGGAGCTCTCGGAGTTCGAGCGCGACCAGCTCGGCGAGGCCGCGGAGAAACTCGAAGAGCAGTACGAGAAGATCTCGTAGTCGTCGGCGACGGGGCGACCGAGTTTTTTGCCGTCACCGGAGTGCGCCGCAACGCGCGCCGGACCCCGGCGGTTACCGGCGCTCGGCGAGTTCGGACGCCGACGGGAGCTTCTCGAGGTCCAGGTTTCGACCGGAGATCGGGAGCGCGACCGTCTTCCCGACCAGTTCGTCGGCCAGCTGGCGCATCGCCGCGACGCTCGCGGCCGAGGCGCCCTCCGCGACGATCGTGTCTCGAGCGAGCAGATCGCGGATCGCCCGACGGAGCGACGACTCACTGACGAGCCGGAAGTCGTCGAGGTGCGCCCCGAGGAGCGCCGTCGTCAGCGCGAACGGAGTGCGGGTCGCCATCCCCTCTGCGAACGTCTCCATCCGGTCGTGGGGCGTGAGGTCGCCTTCGGCCCAGGCGCGGTGCATCGCGGGGGCGGCCTCCGACTGGGCGCCGATCACGGTCGCGTCGGCGAGCGCCCCCGTCGTCAGACAGTAGCCCGCGGCGCTCGAGCCGCCGCCGACGGGACAGAACACGTAGTCGACGTCCGGGAGGTCCTCGACGACCTCGAGGCCCGCCGTTCCGACGCCGGCGACGAGGGCGGGTTCGTTCGCCGAGTGAACGTACCGGTAGCCCTCCTCGGCGGCGAGCGCCTCCGCCCGCGTCCGGGCGTCGTCGAACTCCGACCCCGAGAACAGCACCGCCGCGCCGAGGCGCTCCATCGCGGTCACCTTGGTCCGGTTCGCGCCCTCCGGAACGACGATCGTCACCGGAATCTCGAAGGTCCGGCCGGCGTAGGCGATCGACTGGCCGTGGTTGCCCGTGCTCGCGGCGATCACGCCCGGCTCGGAGAACGAGTCGTCCAGCTGTGAGAGGAGATTCACCCCGCCCCGGACCTTGAACGCGCCCGTCGGCAGCGTGTCCTCGCGTTTCAGGTAGACGTCGGCGTCGAACTCGGCCGAGAGTGGCTCGCTCCGGACGAGCGGCGTTCGCGGCAAGTGCCCCTCGATCCGACGACGGGCCCGGTAGACGTCGCCGGTGGTGGGCGGCGTCAGATCGTGGTAGGGGAAGATCGTCGTCTCGTCGGGCGAGTCGACCGGTTCGTACTTCGCGGTCATAGACGAGGCCACGACCGGCGGTTACTAAGCAGTTGGTGAGCGG
Above is a genomic segment from Natrononativus amylolyticus containing:
- a CDS encoding HTTM domain-containing protein, which codes for MKRNFEQSIAIDTRTLAVFRVFVGLLVLADLVLRSRNFSYFYSEDGVAPQSLAESMTPDNAFSFYYFTTDSTLIAALMVIQALIAIQLILGYKTTIATLLSFLFVISLDHHNPLVLSYADTLFRLLLFWAIFLPLGERWSIDALHADWEPRTQVASIASALILCQMVAMYFVNAYHKSMDPLWTGGEATPLIMGLDNTTFLLGEFMRNFPTLLQFGGLTWYYMLWFSWLLIFLPGRWRMLLVGMFMVAHASFAITVRIGAFPYVALAGVMLFLQTQFWIDLRTVGRYLGVDEREFRTRLEGLRRVGRYFPRVRPYDRRRKQAGAYLHSIGIGAVVIALVMFTLLSYAPVGGVDERQTEPQQEIEDVADRFNIDQPTWSIFAPTPRTTDRYYVFPAQTADGEVIDVYNEREMTYDRPGKELQKQFGTYRERFYMNSVRRAGFDGQASVLKAEYLCTTWADENDVELTHVNMYQVRENVTMDTIDTPEDRDRYINIIYQHGCGDNEPIDIAPPE
- a CDS encoding Sjogren's syndrome/scleroderma autoantigen 1 family protein yields the protein MSDFDKEAEREKLREKYERDKADREATQRMSDLLLKGATMTNTHCNTCGDPLFRQNGTTFCPSCHGGPEGVEGTGLEADSETEPADEEASTEGPAASDAAADDDSTENTPAVPSGETADREERSRARPPTAPSRDHERRVESAPSPESASELPGDGLSVTGPSDAPGDLEGARASLVRALERFARAAAETDDPRYARECLEAAREAAAALATLER
- a CDS encoding threonine ammonia-lyase → MTAKYEPVDSPDETTIFPYHDLTPPTTGDVYRARRRIEGHLPRTPLVRSEPLSAEFDADVYLKREDTLPTGAFKVRGGVNLLSQLDDSFSEPGVIAASTGNHGQSIAYAGRTFEIPVTIVVPEGANRTKVTAMERLGAAVLFSGSEFDDARTRAEALAAEEGYRYVHSANEPALVAGVGTAGLEVVEDLPDVDYVFCPVGGGSSAAGYCLTTGALADATVIGAQSEAAPAMHRAWAEGDLTPHDRMETFAEGMATRTPFALTTALLGAHLDDFRLVSESSLRRAIRDLLARDTIVAEGASAASVAAMRQLADELVGKTVALPISGRNLDLEKLPSASELAERR
- the mdh gene encoding malate dehydrogenase; translated protein: MTKVSVVGAAGTVGAAAGYNIALRGIADELVFVDIPDKEDDTIGQAADVNHGAAYDSNTVVRQGGYEDTAGSDVVVITAGIPRQPGQTRIDLAGDNAPIMEDIGSSIAEHNDDFVTITTSNPVDLLNRHLYETGDRAREKVIGFGGRLDSARFRYVIAQRYGAPVRNVEATILGEHGDAQVPVFSKVRVNGQDLEFTDEEKSEILEELKTSAMNVIEKKGATEWGPATGVAHMTEAVLRDTGEVLPASVKLEGEYGHENTAFGVPVKLGANGVEEIVDWELSEFERDQLGEAAEKLEEQYEKIS
- a CDS encoding TIGR00725 family protein; the encoded protein is MRVSVIGGGTITDEETATATEVGRELGRRGHAVVCGGLGGTMEAVCRGAAAEGSETIGILPTASRADANPYVETAIATGMGHARNALVPLNGDGVIALSGGPGTLSEIGFAQAYGRPVVGLDTHELPGLETAETPAEAVTTLERAVLE